Proteins encoded by one window of Pseudomonas tructae:
- a CDS encoding ammonium transporter, producing the protein MTLRQFAGLGALLSLVMPGLALAEEAAPVLNSGDTAWMLTATALVLFMTIPGLALFYGGMVRSKNVLSVMMQCFAITGLISVLWVVYGYSLAFDTTGMEQGVVNFNSFVGGLSKAFLAGVTPASLTSSAALFPEAVFITFQMTFAIITPALIVGAFAERMKFSAMLIFMAIWFTLVYAPIAHMVWSGNGGLMWDWGVLDFAGGTVVHINAGIAGLVACLVLGKRKGFPTTPMAPHNLGYTLIGAAMLWIGWFGFNAGSAAAANGTAGMAMLVTQIATAAAALGWMFAEWLTHGKPSALGIASGVVAGLVAITPAAGTVGPMGALVIGLVAGVICYFCATSLKRKLGYDDSLDAFGVHGIGGIVGAILTGVFAAPALGGFGTVEDIGAQVWIQAKGVGFTVIYTAIVTYVILKVLDLVMGLRVNEEEESVGLDLAQHNERGYNL; encoded by the coding sequence ATGACTCTGCGTCAGTTCGCAGGGCTAGGAGCCCTTTTGTCCCTCGTAATGCCCGGCCTGGCCCTGGCAGAGGAGGCAGCCCCCGTGCTCAACTCCGGCGACACTGCCTGGATGTTGACCGCCACAGCCCTGGTGCTGTTCATGACCATCCCGGGTCTGGCCCTGTTCTACGGCGGCATGGTGCGTTCCAAGAACGTGCTGTCGGTGATGATGCAGTGCTTTGCGATCACCGGCCTGATCAGTGTCCTGTGGGTGGTTTACGGCTATAGCCTGGCGTTCGATACCACCGGTATGGAGCAAGGTGTAGTCAACTTCAATTCCTTCGTTGGCGGTCTGTCCAAGGCGTTTCTCGCCGGCGTGACCCCGGCGAGCCTGACCTCTTCGGCGGCGCTGTTCCCTGAAGCGGTGTTCATCACCTTCCAGATGACCTTCGCGATCATCACCCCGGCGCTGATCGTCGGTGCCTTTGCCGAGCGCATGAAGTTCTCGGCGATGCTGATCTTCATGGCCATCTGGTTCACCCTGGTCTATGCGCCCATCGCCCACATGGTCTGGAGCGGCAATGGCGGCCTGATGTGGGACTGGGGCGTGCTCGACTTCGCCGGTGGCACCGTGGTGCACATCAACGCCGGTATCGCCGGCCTGGTCGCCTGCCTGGTGCTGGGCAAGCGCAAAGGCTTCCCGACCACGCCGATGGCGCCGCACAACCTCGGTTACACCCTGATCGGCGCGGCGATGCTGTGGATCGGCTGGTTCGGCTTCAACGCAGGTTCTGCTGCTGCTGCCAATGGCACCGCCGGCATGGCCATGCTGGTGACTCAGATCGCCACCGCCGCAGCGGCCCTGGGCTGGATGTTTGCCGAGTGGCTGACCCACGGCAAGCCAAGCGCACTGGGTATCGCCTCGGGCGTGGTTGCAGGCCTTGTGGCTATCACCCCGGCTGCAGGTACCGTCGGGCCGATGGGCGCCCTGGTGATTGGCCTGGTGGCCGGCGTGATCTGCTACTTCTGCGCCACCAGCCTCAAGCGCAAGCTCGGCTATGACGACTCCCTGGATGCCTTTGGCGTGCATGGCATCGGCGGTATCGTCGGGGCAATCCTTACTGGTGTGTTCGCGGCTCCGGCTTTGGGCGGCTTCGGCACCGTTGAAGACATCGGCGCACAAGTCTGGATTCAGGCCAAGGGCGTCGGTTTTACCGTGATCTACACCGCGATCGTCACCTATGTGATTCTCAAGGTGCTGGATCTGGTCATGGGCCTGCGGGTCAACGAAGAAGAAGAGTCGGTCGGTCTCGACCTGGCGCAACACAACGAGCGTGGTTACAACCTGTAA
- the glnK gene encoding P-II family nitrogen regulator, with product MKLVTAIIKPFKLDDVRESLSEIGVQGITVTEVKGFGRQKGHTELYRGAEYVVDFLPKVKIDVAIDDKDLDRVIEAITKAANTGKIGDGKIFVVNLEQAIRIRTGETDTDAI from the coding sequence ATGAAGCTAGTCACTGCCATCATCAAGCCGTTCAAGTTGGACGACGTGCGCGAGTCGCTGTCCGAAATCGGCGTGCAGGGCATCACTGTCACTGAAGTCAAAGGCTTCGGTCGGCAAAAAGGTCACACCGAGCTGTATCGCGGCGCTGAATATGTGGTCGATTTCCTGCCCAAGGTGAAGATCGACGTCGCTATCGACGACAAGGATCTGGACCGGGTCATCGAGGCGATCACCAAGGCGGCCAACACCGGCAAGATCGGTGACGGCAAGATTTTCGTGGTCAATCTGGAGCAGGCGATTCGCATCCGTACCGGCGAAACCGATACCGACGCGATCTAA
- a CDS encoding accessory factor UbiK family protein gives MLAPKAFLDALSDQASRLFSGDTSQPRSEIESQFKALLQSGFSKLELVSREEFDSQMVVLARTRARLEALEAKVAQMEARLNPPAAE, from the coding sequence ATGCTCGCGCCCAAAGCCTTTCTTGATGCCCTGAGCGACCAGGCCTCGCGCCTGTTCAGCGGTGACACCTCGCAACCTCGCAGCGAAATCGAAAGCCAGTTCAAAGCCCTGCTGCAAAGCGGCTTCAGCAAGCTGGAGCTGGTCAGCCGGGAAGAATTCGACAGCCAGATGGTGGTGTTGGCCCGCACCCGCGCCCGCCTTGAAGCGCTCGAGGCCAAGGTCGCGCAAATGGAAGCACGCCTGAACCCGCCTGCTGCCGAGTGA
- a CDS encoding gamma-glutamylcyclotransferase family protein, with the protein MTPSTEYPVLLFSYGTLQDKAVQLANFGRELAGQADQMLGYSQAWVEITDPQVLATSGKTHHPIVSPSNNADDSVAGMVFQISEAELAAADAYEVADYKRVAVPLASGLTAWVYVAV; encoded by the coding sequence ATGACGCCTTCTACCGAGTACCCGGTGCTGTTGTTCTCCTACGGCACCCTGCAGGACAAAGCCGTGCAACTGGCCAATTTCGGCCGCGAACTGGCCGGCCAGGCCGATCAGATGCTCGGTTATAGCCAGGCCTGGGTGGAAATTACCGACCCGCAAGTCCTGGCCACCAGCGGCAAGACCCACCACCCGATCGTCAGCCCCAGCAACAACGCAGACGACAGCGTGGCCGGCATGGTCTTCCAGATCAGCGAGGCGGAGCTTGCGGCGGCGGATGCCTATGAAGTGGCCGACTACAAGCGGGTTGCCGTGCCTCTGGCCTCTGGTTTGACTGCCTGGGTTTACGTGGCTGTTTGA
- a CDS encoding YifB family Mg chelatase-like AAA ATPase — translation MSLALVHSRAQVGVSAPAVSVEAHLANGLPALTLVGLPEATVKESKDRVRSAILNSGLEFPARRITLNLAPADLPKDGGRFDLAIALGILAANGQFPIAALGEVECLGELALSGAIRSVQGVLPAALAAREAGRALVVPQENAEEACLASGLVVFAVGHLLELVAHFNGQTPLNPYAANGLLLQIRPYPDLNEVQGQQAAKRALLVAAAGAHNLLFSGPPGTGKTLLASRLPGLLPPLDEREALEVAAIQSVASHVPLSSWPQRPFRHPHHSASGAALVGGGSRPQPGEITLAHHGVLFLDELPEFERRVLEVLREPLESGEIVIARAKDKIRFPARFQLVAAMNPCPCGYLGDPTGRCRCSSEQIQRYRNKLSGPLLDRIDLHLTVAREATALSADSSHGESSATIAAQVATARDLQQQRQGCANAFLDLPGLRQYCGLSTADQNWLESACERLTLSLRAAHRLLKVARTLADLEQAQSIGREHLAEALHYRPSNQ, via the coding sequence ATGTCCCTCGCCCTTGTCCACAGCCGTGCCCAGGTCGGTGTTTCGGCGCCGGCGGTCAGTGTTGAAGCGCATCTGGCCAACGGCCTGCCAGCGCTGACCCTGGTCGGCCTGCCGGAAGCGACTGTGAAGGAAAGCAAGGATCGGGTCCGCAGCGCGATCCTCAATTCCGGCCTGGAATTCCCCGCCCGGCGCATCACCCTCAACCTCGCACCCGCCGACCTGCCCAAGGACGGCGGGCGTTTCGACCTGGCCATCGCCCTGGGGATTCTCGCCGCCAACGGCCAGTTCCCCATTGCCGCGCTCGGCGAAGTGGAATGCCTGGGCGAACTGGCGCTGTCCGGGGCCATTCGCTCGGTGCAAGGCGTACTGCCCGCTGCACTGGCGGCACGGGAAGCCGGCCGGGCCCTGGTGGTGCCGCAGGAGAATGCCGAGGAAGCTTGCCTGGCATCCGGGCTGGTGGTATTTGCCGTCGGCCATCTGCTGGAGCTGGTCGCCCACTTCAACGGCCAGACCCCTCTCAATCCTTACGCTGCCAACGGTTTGTTGCTGCAAATCCGCCCCTACCCCGACCTCAACGAAGTACAGGGGCAACAAGCGGCCAAGCGCGCCCTGCTGGTCGCTGCTGCAGGCGCACACAACCTGCTGTTCAGCGGCCCGCCTGGCACCGGCAAAACCCTGCTCGCCAGCCGCCTGCCCGGCCTGTTGCCACCACTGGATGAACGCGAAGCGCTGGAGGTGGCGGCCATCCAGTCGGTGGCCAGCCATGTGCCGCTGAGCAGTTGGCCGCAACGCCCATTTCGTCATCCGCATCATTCGGCCTCCGGGGCTGCGCTGGTGGGCGGTGGTAGCCGACCGCAACCCGGGGAAATCACCCTGGCCCACCACGGCGTGTTGTTCCTCGATGAGTTGCCAGAGTTCGAACGGCGTGTACTGGAGGTGCTACGCGAACCCCTGGAATCCGGCGAAATCGTCATCGCCCGGGCCAAGGACAAAATCCGCTTCCCGGCGCGCTTCCAACTGGTCGCCGCCATGAACCCCTGCCCCTGTGGATATCTTGGCGACCCCACCGGCCGCTGCCGCTGCAGCAGCGAACAAATCCAGCGCTACCGCAACAAACTCTCCGGCCCCCTGCTCGACCGCATCGACCTGCACCTGACCGTCGCCCGCGAAGCCACGGCACTGTCCGCCGACAGCAGCCACGGCGAAAGCAGCGCCACTATCGCCGCGCAAGTCGCCACCGCCCGCGACCTCCAGCAACAACGCCAGGGCTGCGCCAACGCCTTCCTCGACCTGCCCGGCCTGCGCCAGTACTGCGGGTTATCCACAGCCGACCAGAACTGGCTGGAAAGCGCCTGCGAACGCCTGACCCTGTCCCTGCGCGCCGCCCACCGCCTGCTCAAGGTGGCGCGAACCCTGGCCGATCTGGAACAGGCTCAAAGCATCGGCCGCGAGCACCTGGCTGAGGCCCTGCACTATCGGCCCAGCAACCAGTAG
- a CDS encoding mechanosensitive ion channel family protein — translation MFAFIHNSPLLIGTLLLVLDLLLWRAIPIERRTWRIAARLAAFLLFSWVLISAGISPLQPPPWADDVPRNLMATVLEIVWWLFAARTLTVVLGLILISRSGHTGRLLQDVVGALIFLIAVVAAAAYVMQLPVKGLLATSGVMAIVIGLALQSTLSDVFSGIVLNTTRPYQIDDWVSIDGTEGKVIDIDWRATRLLTGNGSMAVIPNSVAAKAKLLNFSRPSDVHGVSISVVVPAQVRPRRVLDALEKTLQGSSALLTTPKPKATIKSSTLEAVEYEATGFVNSMDKKTEVRNQMFDLAHRHLQAAGVVWNADNTPQPWSRQRSLLEDVRIFRSLSNEEKDSLSQRMTSVEYLADQVILGLGEASEYLLVIGTGVISAAIRSGDKLLEAGRMGPGEVLGVEGLLDGDNSIAEFRSLTSCVLYRIDKHDVRSCLEQRDEIKAALSKLQRFRQQASQSLLLQKPAAIKKGGFLSWLHK, via the coding sequence ATGTTCGCATTCATCCACAACTCCCCCTTGTTGATCGGTACCTTGCTGCTGGTGCTCGACCTGCTGCTCTGGCGGGCCATTCCAATCGAGCGGCGTACCTGGCGGATTGCTGCACGGCTGGCAGCGTTCCTGCTGTTCAGTTGGGTGTTGATCAGTGCGGGAATCAGCCCGCTGCAGCCCCCACCCTGGGCCGATGATGTACCCCGCAACCTGATGGCGACGGTGCTGGAAATCGTCTGGTGGCTGTTCGCTGCGCGGACCCTGACGGTGGTGCTCGGGTTGATCCTGATTTCCCGCAGCGGCCATACCGGCCGCCTGCTGCAGGACGTGGTCGGGGCGTTGATCTTCCTGATCGCGGTTGTTGCTGCAGCCGCCTATGTCATGCAACTGCCCGTGAAGGGCTTGCTGGCCACTTCGGGGGTCATGGCGATCGTGATCGGCCTGGCGTTGCAGAGCACCCTAAGTGATGTGTTCTCGGGCATCGTCCTCAACACCACCCGCCCTTACCAGATCGATGACTGGGTGAGCATCGACGGCACCGAAGGCAAGGTGATCGATATCGACTGGCGCGCCACTCGCCTGCTCACCGGCAACGGCAGCATGGCGGTGATCCCCAACTCGGTGGCGGCCAAGGCCAAGCTGCTCAATTTCAGCCGCCCCAGCGATGTGCATGGCGTCTCGATCAGCGTGGTAGTACCCGCGCAGGTCCGCCCGCGGCGGGTCCTCGATGCCCTGGAAAAAACCCTGCAAGGCAGCAGTGCGCTACTGACCACGCCCAAGCCGAAGGCGACGATCAAGAGTTCGACCCTGGAAGCGGTGGAGTACGAAGCCACCGGGTTCGTCAACTCAATGGACAAGAAGACCGAAGTGCGCAACCAGATGTTCGACCTTGCCCATCGCCACCTGCAAGCCGCCGGGGTGGTGTGGAACGCCGACAACACGCCACAGCCCTGGAGCCGTCAGCGTAGCCTGCTGGAGGATGTGCGGATTTTTCGTTCGCTGAGCAACGAAGAAAAGGACAGCCTCAGCCAGCGCATGACCTCGGTCGAGTACCTGGCAGACCAGGTCATCCTTGGCCTGGGCGAAGCTTCCGAGTATCTCCTGGTAATTGGTACCGGTGTGATCTCTGCGGCGATTCGCAGCGGGGACAAACTGCTTGAGGCTGGACGCATGGGCCCCGGTGAGGTACTGGGGGTCGAAGGCCTGCTCGATGGCGACAACTCCATCGCCGAGTTTCGCAGCCTCACCAGTTGCGTGCTCTACCGTATCGACAAGCACGATGTGCGCAGTTGCCTTGAGCAGCGCGACGAGATCAAGGCGGCACTGAGCAAACTGCAACGCTTTCGCCAACAGGCCAGCCAGTCACTGCTGTTGCAGAAACCTGCAGCCATCAAGAAAGGCGGCTTTCTCAGCTGGCTGCACAAGTAG
- the amaA gene encoding L-pipecolate oxidase: MPGLHQQCLWEHVTQPAASSRVLGAELKADVCVIGGGITGLSAALHLLEQGKTVILLEAWKIGHGGSGRNVGLVNAGTWIRPDDVEATLGEKQGSRLNKVLGEAPGEVFATIERLGIDCQAHNSGTLHMAHNATGVADLEARHQQWSRRGADVELLTGAKCEEYCGTDKISAALLDRRAGTINPMAYTQGLAAAVERLGGQIFQQSAVQGLAREGSSWRVKTAQGSVSADKVVISTGAYTEGDWSNLQRQFFRGYYYQVASLPLQGAAADNVLKHGQGSWDTRTVLSSIRRDDEGRLLLGSLGRVDNKPAWFIRSWADRIQNHYFPQLGKVEWEMHWTGCIDFTPDHLMRLFEPAPGLVAVTGYNGRGNTTGTVIGKAFAQYLLHDHPDALPIPFSPMKPVSAPALRTGFYETGFSLYHAGQCLRVVL, translated from the coding sequence ATGCCAGGACTGCATCAACAATGCCTGTGGGAGCACGTCACCCAGCCCGCCGCGTCATCTCGCGTGCTGGGCGCCGAGCTCAAGGCCGATGTGTGTGTCATCGGCGGTGGCATCACAGGCCTGTCGGCGGCGCTCCACCTGCTCGAACAGGGCAAGACGGTGATCCTGCTCGAAGCCTGGAAAATCGGCCACGGTGGCTCCGGGCGTAACGTCGGCCTGGTCAACGCCGGTACCTGGATTCGCCCGGACGATGTCGAAGCGACCCTCGGTGAGAAGCAGGGTAGCCGCTTGAACAAGGTGCTGGGCGAGGCGCCGGGTGAAGTGTTCGCCACCATCGAGCGCCTGGGTATTGATTGCCAGGCCCATAACAGCGGCACCCTGCACATGGCCCACAACGCCACCGGCGTTGCCGACCTCGAAGCCCGCCACCAGCAATGGAGCCGCCGCGGCGCCGATGTCGAGCTGCTGACCGGGGCAAAGTGCGAAGAATATTGCGGTACCGACAAGATTTCCGCCGCGCTGCTCGATCGCCGCGCCGGCACCATCAACCCCATGGCTTATACCCAGGGCCTGGCCGCTGCGGTCGAGCGCCTGGGCGGGCAGATCTTCCAGCAGTCCGCCGTGCAAGGCCTTGCGCGTGAAGGCAGCAGTTGGCGGGTGAAAACCGCCCAGGGTTCGGTCAGTGCCGACAAGGTGGTGATCTCCACCGGTGCCTACACCGAGGGCGACTGGTCCAACCTGCAACGCCAGTTCTTTCGCGGCTACTACTACCAGGTGGCGTCGCTGCCGCTGCAAGGTGCGGCTGCCGACAACGTGCTCAAGCACGGCCAAGGCTCGTGGGACACACGTACGGTGCTCAGCAGCATCCGTCGCGATGATGAAGGGCGCCTGCTGCTCGGCAGCCTCGGCCGGGTCGACAACAAGCCGGCCTGGTTCATCCGCAGTTGGGCCGACCGGATTCAGAACCACTACTTCCCGCAACTGGGCAAGGTCGAGTGGGAAATGCACTGGACCGGCTGTATCGACTTCACCCCGGACCACCTGATGCGCCTGTTCGAGCCAGCCCCGGGGCTTGTCGCCGTCACCGGCTACAACGGCCGTGGCAACACCACCGGCACGGTGATCGGCAAAGCCTTCGCCCAGTACCTGCTGCATGACCATCCCGATGCCTTGCCGATCCCGTTTTCGCCGATGAAACCGGTGTCGGCGCCGGCCTTGCGCACGGGGTTCTACGAAACCGGCTTCTCGCTGTATCACGCCGGGCAGTGTTTGCGCGTGGTGCTCTGA
- the amaB gene encoding L-piperidine-6-carboxylate dehydrogenase yields the protein MVDGLLDRLGVPATAYTHGNHPVHTPIDGSAIASVHLESPAQVSARIDQAEHAFQAWRNVPAPRRGELIRLFGEVLRKHKAELGELVSIEAGKITQEGLGEVQEMIDICDFAVGLSRQLYGLTIASERPGHHMRETWHPLGVVGVISAFNFPVAVWAWNTTLALVCGNAVVWKPSEKTPLTALACQALFEKALQAFGEAPAGLSQLIIGDRDAGQALVDDPRVPLVSATGSTRMGREVGPRVAARFGRSILELGGNNAMILAPSADLDLAVRGILFSAVGTAGQRCTTLRRLIVHRSVKDEVVARVKAAYAKVRIGDPRKDNLVGPLIDKASFDGMQDALARARDEGGQVFGGERTLQDQYPNAYYVAPAIVEMPAQSAVVRHETFAPILYVLAYDEFEEALRLNNEVPQGLSSCIFTTDLREAERFQSAAGSDCGIANVNIGTSGAEIGGAFGGEKETGGGRESGSDSWKAYMRRQTNTVNYSRELPLAQGIVFD from the coding sequence ATGGTTGATGGACTGCTTGACCGCCTCGGTGTTCCGGCCACTGCCTATACCCACGGCAACCATCCCGTTCACACCCCTATCGATGGCAGCGCGATTGCCTCGGTGCACCTGGAAAGCCCAGCCCAGGTGAGCGCCAGGATCGACCAGGCCGAACACGCCTTCCAGGCCTGGCGCAACGTGCCGGCCCCGCGCCGCGGTGAGTTGATCCGCCTGTTTGGCGAAGTGTTGCGCAAGCACAAGGCTGAACTGGGCGAGCTGGTGTCCATCGAAGCCGGCAAGATCACCCAGGAAGGCTTGGGTGAAGTGCAGGAAATGATCGACATCTGCGACTTCGCCGTCGGCCTGTCGCGCCAGTTGTACGGCCTGACCATCGCCTCTGAGCGCCCGGGCCACCACATGCGTGAAACCTGGCACCCGCTGGGTGTGGTCGGGGTGATCAGCGCCTTCAACTTCCCTGTCGCCGTCTGGGCCTGGAACACCACCCTGGCGTTGGTGTGCGGCAACGCGGTGGTGTGGAAACCGTCGGAAAAGACCCCTCTGACCGCGCTGGCCTGCCAGGCCCTGTTCGAGAAAGCCCTGCAAGCCTTTGGCGAAGCGCCAGCAGGCCTGAGCCAGTTGATCATCGGCGATCGCGACGCCGGCCAAGCGCTGGTTGACGACCCGCGTGTACCCTTGGTCAGCGCTACCGGCAGCACGCGCATGGGGCGTGAAGTCGGCCCACGTGTGGCCGCGCGCTTCGGCCGCAGCATTCTGGAGCTGGGCGGCAACAACGCGATGATCCTTGCGCCCAGTGCCGACCTCGACCTGGCCGTGCGCGGCATTCTGTTCAGCGCCGTTGGCACCGCTGGCCAGCGCTGCACCACCTTGCGCCGGCTGATCGTTCATCGTTCAGTCAAGGACGAAGTGGTTGCCCGGGTCAAAGCCGCCTACGCCAAGGTGCGCATCGGTGATCCGCGCAAAGACAACCTGGTCGGGCCGCTGATCGACAAGGCCTCGTTCGATGGCATGCAAGACGCCCTGGCACGTGCCCGCGATGAAGGCGGCCAGGTGTTTGGTGGCGAGCGCACGCTTCAGGATCAGTACCCCAATGCCTATTACGTGGCCCCGGCCATTGTCGAGATGCCAGCGCAGAGCGCCGTGGTGCGTCATGAAACCTTCGCACCGATTCTCTATGTGCTGGCTTACGACGAATTCGAAGAAGCCCTGCGCCTGAACAACGAAGTTCCGCAAGGCCTGTCCTCGTGCATCTTCACCACTGACCTGCGCGAGGCCGAGCGCTTCCAGAGTGCGGCAGGCAGTGACTGCGGGATTGCCAACGTCAACATCGGCACCAGCGGCGCGGAGATTGGCGGGGCCTTTGGCGGTGAGAAGGAAACCGGCGGTGGCCGTGAGTCGGGCTCGGATTCGTGGAAGGCCTACATGCGTCGGCAGACCAATACCGTGAACTATTCTCGCGAGCTGCCGCTGGCGCAGGGGATTGTGTTCGACTGA
- a CDS encoding LysR family transcriptional regulator — translation MSKRLVPSMAALQCFEAAARHLSFTRAAEELHLTQSAVSKQVAQLEDMLRHHLFLRIRRRLQLTPAGALYLAEVNKILTQVDMSSRYIMSYGEQTEVLKVATQPSFGVRWLIPHLKGFGKQHPNIHLDIRNEMEPFALLQATADVVFFFGQGTWPGATCIELFGEDVLPVCAPELLQGRTLKDASELAELVLLQSTSRPQAWHEWFLEQGLHSANSYHGPRFDTFYMSLSAAQSGCGVALVPRYLVVEELAEGKLIVPWPHSMRSKGAHFLAFSEHAAEVPKVRALVDWIRAELDGQD, via the coding sequence ATGTCCAAACGTCTGGTGCCATCGATGGCCGCCCTGCAGTGTTTCGAGGCTGCCGCCCGGCACCTGAGCTTCACCCGTGCCGCCGAAGAGCTTCACCTGACCCAGAGCGCGGTAAGCAAACAGGTGGCCCAGCTTGAAGACATGCTGCGCCATCACCTGTTCCTGCGCATCCGCCGGCGCCTGCAACTCACACCAGCAGGCGCGCTGTACCTGGCCGAGGTCAACAAGATTCTCACGCAGGTCGATATGTCCAGCCGCTACATCATGTCCTACGGCGAACAGACCGAAGTGCTCAAGGTCGCTACCCAACCGAGCTTTGGCGTGCGCTGGCTGATCCCGCACCTCAAAGGTTTCGGCAAGCAGCATCCGAATATCCACCTCGACATCCGCAACGAGATGGAGCCCTTCGCCCTGCTCCAGGCCACCGCCGACGTGGTGTTCTTCTTTGGCCAGGGCACTTGGCCGGGAGCCACTTGCATCGAGCTGTTCGGCGAAGACGTGCTGCCGGTGTGCGCCCCTGAACTGCTGCAAGGGCGTACGCTCAAGGACGCCAGCGAACTGGCGGAGCTGGTGCTGCTGCAAAGCACCTCGCGCCCGCAGGCCTGGCACGAGTGGTTTCTGGAGCAAGGCCTGCATTCGGCCAACAGTTATCACGGGCCGCGCTTCGATACCTTCTATATGAGCCTCAGCGCTGCCCAGTCCGGCTGCGGCGTGGCCCTGGTGCCGCGTTACCTAGTTGTAGAAGAGCTGGCCGAAGGCAAACTGATCGTGCCCTGGCCGCACAGCATGCGCAGCAAAGGCGCGCATTTCCTGGCGTTTTCCGAGCATGCCGCAGAGGTGCCGAAGGTGCGCGCATTGGTCGACTGGATACGCGCGGAGCTGGACGGGCAAGATTGA
- the hglS gene encoding 2-oxoadipate dioxygenase/decarboxylase HglS codes for MPAQEFVSPDSIRAQFCAAMSLMYKQEVPLYGTLLSLVSEINQQVMAEQPAVAQALRWTGEIERLEQERHGAIRVGSAEELATIGRLFAVMGMQPVGYYDLSSAGVPVHSTAFRAVHEQSLHISPFRVFTSLLRLELIDNPALRELSHKILARRQIFTPRALQLIEQFERDGGLNTDDARTFVDEALHTFRWHRDATVTAEQYQLLHDQHRLIADVVAFKGPHINHLTPRTLDIDAVQLGMPVKGIAPKAVIEGPPPRRCPILLRQTSFKALQEKVAFTDQRGEGSGSHTARFGEIEQRGAALTPKGRQLYDHLLDATRAALGGVPAEASAERYMSLLSDSFKAFPDDLAQMREQDLAYFRYFPTERGLAARGDAQRPTSLQGLIDAGHIHFEALVYEDFLPVSAAGIFQSNLGDDAQSEYGSNANREAFEQALGKPVQDELALYAESQRRSLMACAQALNIPRF; via the coding sequence ATGCCCGCCCAAGAGTTCGTCAGCCCGGACAGCATTCGCGCGCAGTTCTGCGCCGCCATGTCGCTCATGTACAAGCAGGAAGTGCCTCTGTACGGTACGCTGCTGTCGCTGGTGAGCGAAATCAATCAGCAGGTGATGGCCGAGCAACCCGCCGTTGCCCAGGCCCTGCGCTGGACCGGCGAGATCGAGCGCCTGGAGCAGGAGCGCCACGGCGCCATTCGCGTCGGCAGCGCCGAGGAGCTGGCAACCATCGGCCGCCTGTTCGCAGTGATGGGCATGCAGCCGGTGGGCTACTACGACCTCAGCTCGGCCGGTGTGCCGGTGCATTCCACTGCCTTTCGCGCCGTGCACGAACAGTCGCTGCACATCAGCCCGTTTCGGGTCTTCACTTCGCTGCTGCGCCTGGAGCTGATCGATAACCCGGCGCTGCGTGAGCTGTCGCACAAAATCCTTGCCCGGCGGCAGATCTTCACCCCGCGCGCCCTGCAGTTGATCGAGCAATTCGAGCGTGATGGCGGCCTGAATACCGACGATGCCCGGACCTTTGTCGATGAAGCCCTGCACACCTTCCGTTGGCACCGGGATGCCACCGTGACCGCCGAGCAGTACCAGCTACTGCACGACCAGCACCGCCTGATCGCCGATGTGGTGGCCTTCAAGGGCCCGCACATCAATCACCTGACCCCGCGCACCCTGGACATCGATGCCGTCCAGCTGGGCATGCCGGTCAAAGGCATTGCGCCCAAGGCCGTGATCGAAGGCCCACCTCCGCGTCGCTGCCCGATACTGCTGCGCCAGACCAGCTTCAAGGCGCTGCAGGAAAAGGTCGCGTTCACCGATCAACGGGGCGAAGGCAGTGGCAGCCACACCGCACGCTTTGGCGAAATCGAGCAGCGTGGTGCTGCACTGACGCCCAAGGGACGTCAGCTTTATGACCACCTGCTCGATGCCACCCGCGCAGCCTTGGGCGGTGTCCCGGCCGAGGCCAGTGCCGAGCGCTACATGAGTCTGCTCAGCGACAGCTTCAAGGCCTTCCCGGATGACCTGGCACAGATGCGCGAACAGGATCTGGCGTACTTCCGCTACTTCCCGACCGAGCGTGGCCTGGCGGCGCGCGGCGATGCACAGCGACCGACGTCATTGCAAGGATTGATCGACGCTGGGCATATCCACTTTGAAGCCCTGGTGTACGAGGATTTTCTGCCGGTCAGTGCAGCGGGAATTTTCCAGTCCAACCTGGGCGATGACGCACAGAGCGAATACGGCAGCAATGCCAACCGCGAGGCGTTTGAACAAGCGTTGGGCAAGCCGGTGCAGGATGAGCTGGCGCTGTACGCCGAGAGCCAGCGGCGGTCATTGATGGCCTGTGCGCAGGCGTTGAATATTCCTCGGTTTTGA